A region of Candidatus Caccoplasma merdavium DNA encodes the following proteins:
- a CDS encoding sugar kinase, whose protein sequence is MSKKVVTFGEIMLRLATPGYLRFSQAKEFTATFGGGEANVAVSLANYGL, encoded by the coding sequence ATGAGCAAAAAAGTCGTTACCTTCGGGGAAATCATGTTGCGTCTGGCAACTCCCGGCTATCTCCGTTTTTCACAAGCCAAAGAATTTACCGCTACTTTCGGCGGTGGTGAAGCCAACGTCGCCGTTTCGCTCGCCAACTACGGCCT
- a CDS encoding ABC transporter ATP-binding protein, giving the protein MIEVKHIVKKFDGRTILDDVSAQFYEGKTNLIIGKSGSGKTVLMKSIVGLLHPDSGEVLYDGKDFLRMNASEIKTLRSEIGMLFQGSALFDSLTVLENVMFPLKMFTRQSAAEREKRARFCIERVNLSGADKLYPSEISGGMQKRVAIARAIALNPKYLFCDEPNSGLDPQTSILIDELIRDITREYNITTIINTHDMSSVLGIGENIIFLSQGKKEWVGNKVDIFTSTNENLNNFVFASNLFKTVKKYIDHNPQNE; this is encoded by the coding sequence ATGATTGAGGTAAAACATATCGTCAAGAAATTCGACGGCCGCACTATTTTAGATGACGTTTCTGCCCAATTCTACGAAGGGAAGACCAATCTCATCATCGGGAAAAGCGGCTCGGGCAAGACCGTCCTGATGAAATCGATTGTAGGTCTGCTGCACCCCGACTCGGGCGAAGTGCTCTATGACGGAAAAGATTTCCTGCGCATGAATGCGTCTGAAATAAAGACATTGCGCAGCGAGATAGGCATGCTGTTCCAAGGATCGGCCCTGTTCGACTCCCTCACGGTGCTCGAAAATGTCATGTTCCCGCTCAAAATGTTCACCCGCCAATCGGCCGCCGAACGGGAAAAACGGGCACGGTTCTGCATCGAGCGCGTCAACCTGTCGGGTGCCGACAAGCTATATCCGTCGGAGATAAGCGGCGGTATGCAAAAACGGGTCGCCATCGCCCGCGCCATCGCCCTCAATCCCAAATACCTCTTCTGCGACGAGCCCAACTCGGGACTCGACCCCCAGACGTCGATTCTCATCGACGAACTGATTCGCGACATCACGCGCGAATACAACATCACCACCATCATCAACACCCACGACATGAGCTCGGTGCTGGGCATCGGCGAGAACATCATCTTCCTCAGCCAAGGAAAAAAGGAATGGGTCGGGAACAAAGTCGACATCTTCACTTCGACCAACGAAAATTTAAATAATTTCGTTTTCGCCTCCAATCTTTTCAAGACCGTAAAGAAATATATCGACCACAATCCGCAAAATGAGTAG
- a CDS encoding ABC transporter permease, translating to MLFQSLHRFGDYILLLGKIFSKPDRWSEFFRRFKDEAYMLIIGSIAIVVTISLFIGAVITIQTQLNVSSPLLPAYTVGLVTRDTLLLEFSSSIMCLLLAGKIGSNIASEIGTMRVTEQIDALDIMGVNSANYLILPKIAAMVVFIPVLVVFSMFAGLFGGYVVALFTDIIPASRYIYGLQSYFVEYYIWYTIIKSLFFAFIISSVASYFGYRVKGGALEVGKASTDSVVVSSVMILLLDVILTKLLLQ from the coding sequence ATGCTTTTCCAATCGCTGCACCGATTCGGCGACTATATTTTACTGTTGGGAAAAATTTTCTCCAAGCCCGACCGGTGGAGCGAGTTTTTCAGGCGTTTCAAGGACGAGGCATACATGCTCATCATCGGATCGATTGCCATTGTTGTCACCATCTCGCTCTTCATCGGCGCGGTCATCACCATACAGACGCAACTCAACGTCTCCTCCCCCCTGCTGCCGGCCTACACCGTGGGACTCGTGACCCGAGACACCCTGTTGCTCGAATTTTCGTCGTCGATCATGTGCCTGCTGCTGGCCGGAAAGATAGGCTCGAACATCGCCTCTGAAATCGGCACCATGCGGGTTACCGAACAAATCGACGCCCTCGACATCATGGGGGTCAACTCGGCCAACTATTTGATTCTCCCCAAAATCGCAGCCATGGTGGTGTTTATTCCCGTACTGGTGGTGTTCAGCATGTTTGCCGGCCTTTTCGGCGGCTATGTCGTCGCGCTGTTTACCGACATCATTCCGGCCTCGCGCTACATCTACGGACTGCAATCCTACTTCGTCGAATATTATATCTGGTACACCATCATCAAGTCGCTCTTCTTCGCCTTTATCATCAGCAGCGTGGCCTCCTACTTCGGCTACCGGGTAAAGGGCGGGGCGCTCGAAGTAGGAAAGGCCAGTACCGACTCGGTGGTAGTGAGCAGCGTCATGATACTTCTGCTCGATGTGATACTTACTAAACTGCTGTTACAATGA
- a CDS encoding alpha/beta hydrolase, protein MKKILFLAWALLAMVEAGAANRQLSEKSTTMSKLANDTRVFAIDPAIDVQGVRFKNRFGIELAGHLYLPKNFDSSKKYAAIAVSGPFGAVKEQASGLYAQEMARRGFVTMAFDPSFTGESGGEPRYVASPDINTEDFSAAVDFLLLLDFVDAGRIGIIGICGWGGLALNAAAIDTRIKATVTSTMYDMSRVNAKGYFDAMDADARYELKRQLNAQRLDDARNGAYALAGGVADALPDDAPWFVKDYHAYYKTPRGYHPRSLNSNGGWNKTSALSFINTPQLAYSDEIRGAVLMIHGEKAHSRYFSEDAFKQLKGDNKQLLIVPGATHVDLYDNFEKIPFDKIETFLDTFLR, encoded by the coding sequence ATGAAAAAAATCTTATTTCTTGCTTGGGCTCTGCTTGCAATGGTGGAAGCAGGAGCCGCGAATCGACAACTTTCTGAAAAATCTACGACTATGAGCAAATTGGCGAATGACACGCGCGTGTTTGCAATCGACCCGGCTATCGATGTGCAGGGCGTGCGTTTTAAAAATCGTTTTGGCATCGAGCTGGCCGGGCATCTCTATCTGCCAAAGAATTTTGATTCTTCTAAAAAATATGCCGCTATTGCGGTGAGTGGTCCCTTCGGGGCGGTCAAGGAACAGGCTTCGGGCTTGTATGCCCAGGAGATGGCGCGCCGGGGCTTCGTGACGATGGCGTTCGATCCCTCGTTTACGGGCGAGAGCGGTGGCGAGCCGCGCTATGTGGCCTCGCCCGACATCAATACCGAGGATTTCTCGGCGGCGGTCGATTTTCTCTTGCTGCTCGATTTTGTCGATGCCGGGCGCATCGGTATCATCGGCATTTGCGGTTGGGGCGGGTTGGCGTTGAACGCCGCGGCCATCGATACCCGCATCAAGGCGACGGTTACCTCGACGATGTATGACATGAGCCGGGTAAATGCCAAGGGCTATTTCGATGCCATGGATGCCGATGCCCGTTATGAACTGAAACGGCAACTCAATGCACAACGCCTTGACGATGCCCGTAACGGTGCGTATGCTTTGGCCGGCGGCGTGGCCGATGCCTTGCCCGATGACGCCCCATGGTTTGTCAAGGATTATCACGCCTATTACAAGACGCCGCGGGGGTATCACCCTCGCTCGCTCAACTCCAACGGCGGCTGGAACAAGACCTCGGCGCTCTCGTTTATCAACACACCTCAGCTGGCATACAGCGACGAGATACGCGGTGCCGTGCTCATGATTCACGGCGAGAAGGCGCATTCGCGCTATTTCAGCGAAGACGCGTTCAAGCAATTGAAGGGCGACAACAAGCAGCTCCTGATTGTCCCGGGTGCCACCCATGTCGACCTTTATGACAATTTCGAGAAAATACCCTTCGACAAGATAGAGACTTTTCTTGATACGTTCCTTAGATAA